The following coding sequences lie in one Fimbriimonadaceae bacterium genomic window:
- a CDS encoding NADH-quinone oxidoreductase subunit B → MIGDTQGGGNVIVTTVESLLNQARANALWPLTFGLACCAIEMMSTVAARFDLARFGSEAFRATPRQADVMIIAGRLSKKMAPVLRQIYDQMPEPKWVISMGACASTGGVYNNYAIVQGADQVVPVDVYVPGCPPSPDALIYGIMKLQEKIKRSKAKSFSDLRLIEINPRQLEEVKS, encoded by the coding sequence ATGATCGGCGATACACAGGGCGGCGGCAACGTCATTGTCACTACTGTAGAGTCCCTTTTGAACCAGGCTCGCGCCAACGCACTGTGGCCCTTGACCTTTGGCCTCGCATGCTGCGCCATCGAAATGATGTCCACCGTTGCCGCGCGATTTGACCTTGCCCGCTTCGGTTCGGAAGCCTTCCGCGCAACGCCCCGGCAGGCCGACGTCATGATCATCGCCGGTCGGCTGAGCAAAAAGATGGCTCCGGTGCTCAGACAGATTTACGACCAGATGCCTGAACCCAAATGGGTGATCAGCATGGGCGCCTGCGCCAGCACGGGCGGCGTTTATAACAACTATGCGATCGTGCAGGGTGCTGACCAGGTGGTTCCGGTCGACGTTTATGTCCCCGGTTGTCCGCCCTCGCCCGACGCTCTCATTTACGGCATCATGAAGCTTCAGGAGAAGATCAAGCGAAGCAAGGCGAAGTCGTTTAGCGATCTCCGGCTGATTGAGAT